In the genome of Neorhizobium sp. NCHU2750, one region contains:
- the trbI gene encoding IncP-type conjugal transfer protein TrbI: MVQSLKLGGTANDETGSGMRRINRLPIIVVVVLVVAFLGVIFYGLTSRGLYFRDTGPDTSSGNPASTFADQIKRGVSDGIIGEPQQVTTLQPTPVETQEEKRSVNPFTPQPGQREDARPEPQLESEQVWRARLQREQEEQYLRERQRQRMARLQANDAAYDSPIAVDRGKFAGRGADTNDTAAATTNGVSTAVTPGAPDLYAAALRAGLGGQNVDPNGQKSKEDFFNADLKELGYLPNRVVPQQSLYELKRGSVIPATLITGINSDLPGRITAQVSQNVYDSATGHRLLIPQGTKLFGRYDSKVSFGQSRVLVVWTDIIFPNGSTLQIGGMSGTDAQGYSGFRDKVDRKWLQTFGSAILIAVIGTGIDMAVPQSSTLATQDTASDAARRNFAETFGRVADRTIERNMDVQPTIEIRPGYKFNVLVDQDIVFPGTYR, encoded by the coding sequence ATGGTTCAATCGCTCAAGCTCGGCGGCACTGCCAACGACGAGACAGGCTCTGGCATGCGCCGGATTAACCGTCTGCCGATCATCGTCGTGGTCGTGCTGGTCGTCGCCTTCCTTGGTGTCATCTTCTACGGTCTGACATCGAGAGGGCTATATTTCCGCGACACCGGACCGGACACAAGCTCCGGCAATCCGGCGTCAACCTTCGCCGACCAGATCAAACGTGGGGTCTCGGACGGCATCATCGGCGAACCGCAGCAGGTGACGACGCTGCAGCCGACGCCGGTCGAGACGCAGGAAGAGAAGCGCTCCGTCAATCCATTCACGCCGCAGCCCGGTCAACGGGAAGACGCGCGGCCGGAACCGCAACTGGAATCGGAACAGGTCTGGCGCGCCCGCTTGCAGCGCGAGCAGGAAGAGCAATATCTTCGTGAGCGGCAGCGCCAGAGAATGGCCCGGCTGCAGGCCAATGACGCCGCCTATGATTCGCCGATCGCGGTCGACCGCGGCAAGTTCGCTGGGCGAGGAGCGGACACAAACGACACGGCAGCAGCGACAACGAACGGGGTTTCCACTGCGGTGACACCCGGAGCGCCCGACCTCTACGCGGCCGCTCTTCGTGCCGGTCTCGGCGGGCAAAATGTTGATCCGAACGGCCAGAAGTCGAAGGAGGATTTCTTCAATGCCGACCTCAAGGAACTTGGCTACCTGCCGAACCGTGTCGTCCCCCAACAGTCGCTCTACGAACTCAAGCGCGGCTCAGTCATTCCCGCGACATTGATCACCGGGATCAATTCCGACCTTCCCGGGCGCATCACCGCCCAGGTGAGCCAGAACGTCTACGATTCAGCGACGGGACACCGCCTCCTGATCCCGCAGGGTACGAAACTGTTCGGCCGTTACGACAGCAAAGTGTCGTTCGGCCAGAGCCGGGTGCTGGTCGTCTGGACCGACATCATCTTCCCGAATGGCTCGACGCTGCAGATCGGCGGCATGTCCGGGACGGACGCGCAGGGCTACAGCGGTTTCCGCGATAAGGTGGATCGGAAGTGGCTCCAGACGTTTGGTTCGGCCATCCTCATTGCCGTGATCGGCACGGGGATTGACATGGCGGTTCCGCAGAGTTCGACACTGGCGACGCAGGATACGGCCTCCGATGCGGCGCGTCGGAACTTTGCCGAAACCTTCGGTCGTGTCGCTGACCGGACCATCGAGAGAAACATGGACGTACAGCCGACGATCGAGATCCGGCCTGGTTACAAATTCAATGTCCTTGTCGATCAGGACATTGTTTTCCCCGGAACATATCGATGA
- the trbH gene encoding conjugal transfer protein TrbH, protein MRSFPFLARALHTLRGPAAACALALLLSGCQSRGTEELTSSNAPAEISGQAASAIAGDMVSRLAEQIGPGTTTVSLKQDSSPFGQALEAALKGWGYAVVTDQKTDGAARTVPLAYVVIPFEGQLLARLSTNSVELGRAYTVTTTGAQPASALSVMKRG, encoded by the coding sequence ATGCGAAGCTTCCCCTTTCTCGCGCGCGCCTTGCACACCCTCCGCGGCCCTGCCGCCGCCTGCGCCCTCGCCCTTCTCCTTTCCGGATGCCAGTCGCGCGGAACGGAAGAATTGACCTCCAGCAATGCCCCTGCCGAGATCTCAGGCCAGGCGGCGAGCGCGATCGCCGGCGATATGGTGAGCAGGCTCGCCGAGCAGATCGGCCCCGGGACCACGACTGTCTCGCTAAAGCAGGACAGCTCGCCTTTCGGGCAGGCGCTCGAGGCAGCCCTGAAGGGCTGGGGTTATGCGGTGGTGACCGACCAGAAGACGGATGGTGCTGCGCGCACCGTGCCGCTCGCCTATGTCGTCATTCCGTTCGAGGGGCAGCTCCTGGCCCGCCTTTCTACGAACAGCGTCGAGCTTGGCCGCGCCTACACCGTCACAACGACGGGTGCGCAGCCGGCGAGCGCACTCTCAGTCATGAAGCGCGGTTAG
- the trbG gene encoding P-type conjugative transfer protein TrbG, giving the protein MNIRLRRFPARLAAAAIVAAIVPLPTSLSSRALAADGVTANEAKGMGISTQWRDSRGLVTKGPDGKVIFLYGEVQPSVVCSPLQVCDIELQGGEVVRDVLVGDTVRWKVEPATSGAAGGQAIHLIVKPSESNLVTSMVVTTSRRTYHIQLKSHQTQYMARVGFEYPEDVSIKLADINARMEASTIPGAGVPAEQLNFAYSVSGNAGWRPTRVYSDGEKTYVQFPRTISGQDAPVLFVVSGGQNRIVNYRMKGDMMVVDYHVDRAVLVSGVGWRQEKVTIRRGGR; this is encoded by the coding sequence ATGAACATTCGACTGAGACGTTTTCCGGCCAGGCTGGCTGCCGCCGCGATCGTTGCCGCAATCGTGCCGTTGCCGACTTCTCTTTCCTCCCGCGCGCTCGCAGCTGATGGCGTCACCGCCAATGAAGCGAAGGGGATGGGGATTTCCACCCAGTGGCGCGACTCACGCGGGCTTGTCACGAAAGGACCGGACGGGAAGGTGATCTTCCTCTATGGCGAAGTGCAGCCCTCCGTCGTCTGCTCACCTTTGCAGGTCTGCGACATCGAGCTCCAGGGCGGCGAGGTCGTTCGCGACGTACTCGTCGGCGACACCGTTAGGTGGAAGGTTGAGCCCGCAACATCGGGAGCGGCAGGAGGGCAGGCGATCCACCTGATCGTCAAGCCATCGGAGTCCAACCTTGTCACCTCGATGGTGGTGACCACCTCGCGTCGCACCTACCATATCCAGCTCAAGTCGCACCAGACACAATACATGGCACGTGTTGGCTTCGAATATCCGGAAGACGTGTCCATCAAGCTCGCTGACATCAACGCGCGGATGGAAGCCAGCACCATTCCCGGCGCCGGCGTTCCCGCCGAGCAACTGAATTTTGCCTATTCTGTATCGGGCAATGCAGGGTGGCGGCCGACGCGCGTCTATTCGGACGGGGAGAAGACTTACGTCCAGTTCCCGCGCACGATCTCCGGCCAGGATGCGCCCGTGCTGTTTGTCGTCTCCGGTGGTCAGAACCGCATCGTCAACTATCGGATGAAGGGCGACATGATGGTGGTCGACTACCACGTCGACCGCGCGGTCCTGGTCTCCGGCGTCGGCTGGAGACAGGAGAAGGTGACGATCCGGCGGGGAGGGCGGTGA
- a CDS encoding conjugal transfer protein TrbF, which translates to MAGRTPPDNPYIAARTEWNERYGSYVKAAAAWRLVGVTGMTMAVVGFSYALYQSTQVKLVPYIVEVDKLGTASSAGFPQQIEYADPRVVRATLGSFVSNFRSVSPDAVVQKQYIDRTYALLRTSDPATEKINAWFRSSSPFEKAKNATVAVEVNNIVALSNQSYQIDWTEFERDRRGKETATRRFRGIATVTLTPPQDEGVIRLNPIGLYLRDLDWTAQL; encoded by the coding sequence ATGGCCGGACGCACCCCGCCCGACAATCCCTATATCGCAGCGAGAACGGAATGGAACGAGCGCTACGGCTCCTATGTGAAGGCCGCCGCGGCCTGGCGTCTGGTCGGCGTCACCGGGATGACCATGGCGGTGGTCGGCTTCAGCTACGCTCTCTACCAGAGCACTCAGGTCAAGCTGGTGCCCTATATCGTCGAGGTCGACAAGCTCGGCACGGCCTCAAGCGCCGGTTTCCCGCAGCAGATCGAGTATGCCGATCCGCGTGTGGTGCGCGCCACGCTTGGCAGTTTTGTTTCGAACTTCCGGTCGGTGTCGCCGGATGCTGTCGTGCAGAAACAATATATCGACCGCACCTATGCGCTGCTTCGGACCTCGGACCCTGCGACAGAAAAAATCAATGCCTGGTTCCGCTCCTCCTCACCCTTCGAGAAGGCGAAGAACGCCACCGTCGCCGTCGAGGTCAACAACATTGTCGCGCTGTCGAACCAGTCCTACCAGATCGACTGGACCGAGTTCGAGCGCGATCGCCGCGGCAAGGAGACCGCCACGCGCCGGTTCCGCGGGATCGCCACCGTGACGCTTACACCGCCGCAGGACGAGGGCGTCATCCGGCTTAACCCGATCGGACTCTATCTTAGGGATCTCGACTGGACCGCGCAGCTTTGA
- the trbL gene encoding P-type conjugative transfer protein TrbL encodes MVVVRPSRKLETAFIVIAILALATAPTLAQQGSVLTTLENQVVTAAKGWETTIMNAARSLFWILAGIEIGIAAVWLAINAASLDAWFAELVRRIMFIGLFAFILDRGPALAKAVVDSLFQIGAGGGSASPANIFDAGIRVASKMSEQAKFGLWEDNALAIAAVFAMIVVVVAFSLVAAIFVAVMVEMYVGLLAGMIMLGLGGSSYTKDFAVRYLVYAFSVGMKLMALVMIAKIGSDILIGLAEAPTATSDQFITTIGIAGISVVVFIIAMYVPPIIQGVVQGASVSGGMEAIRHGGQTAAFAAGGAFLGAGAAMKGAESASSARAGGSSMAGAALRGMASGIGNAGWAASSAAREKAIASPGAYAGSLLGLANAKLDQTRQSGRPSAPPPPPPVNENK; translated from the coding sequence ATGGTAGTCGTCCGCCCGTCCCGCAAGCTCGAAACCGCTTTCATCGTCATCGCGATCCTGGCTCTTGCGACAGCGCCGACGCTCGCACAGCAAGGTTCCGTGCTCACCACGTTGGAGAACCAGGTCGTCACCGCCGCCAAGGGCTGGGAGACGACGATCATGAACGCGGCACGGTCCCTGTTCTGGATCCTCGCGGGGATCGAGATCGGTATTGCTGCCGTGTGGCTGGCTATCAATGCGGCAAGCCTCGACGCGTGGTTCGCCGAGCTCGTGCGTCGGATCATGTTCATCGGTCTCTTCGCCTTCATCCTCGATCGCGGCCCGGCGCTCGCGAAGGCGGTGGTGGACAGCCTGTTCCAGATCGGCGCCGGCGGGGGCTCCGCGTCGCCGGCCAACATCTTCGATGCGGGTATCCGCGTAGCCTCCAAAATGTCGGAACAGGCGAAGTTCGGGCTGTGGGAGGACAACGCACTGGCGATCGCCGCGGTCTTCGCGATGATCGTTGTCGTCGTCGCTTTCAGCCTCGTCGCCGCGATCTTTGTCGCCGTCATGGTCGAGATGTATGTGGGCCTCCTCGCCGGCATGATCATGCTCGGCTTGGGTGGCAGCTCCTATACCAAGGATTTCGCGGTCCGTTACCTTGTCTATGCCTTCTCGGTCGGCATGAAGCTGATGGCGTTGGTGATGATCGCGAAGATCGGATCCGACATTCTGATAGGGCTGGCCGAGGCGCCGACGGCGACCTCCGACCAGTTCATCACCACGATCGGCATCGCCGGCATCTCCGTTGTGGTTTTCATCATCGCTATGTATGTGCCGCCGATCATCCAGGGCGTCGTGCAGGGCGCATCGGTCTCAGGCGGCATGGAGGCGATCCGCCATGGTGGTCAGACGGCCGCCTTCGCCGCCGGTGGCGCCTTCCTTGGCGCGGGCGCCGCGATGAAGGGGGCAGAATCAGCGAGCTCGGCGAGGGCAGGGGGATCGTCGATGGCGGGAGCAGCCCTTCGCGGCATGGCGTCCGGCATCGGCAACGCCGGATGGGCGGCAAGCTCTGCGGCACGAGAAAAGGCGATCGCTTCGCCCGGCGCCTATGCCGGCTCTCTGCTCGGCCTCGCCAATGCCAAGCTTGATCAGACCCGGCAATCCGGCAGGCCCTCGGCGCCTCCTCCGCCTCCACCCGTCAACGAAAACAAGTAA
- the trbK gene encoding entry exclusion protein TrbK, which translates to MSPRILIVLAVAGLVAFGAGMIVWVVVQPDAATETPAGTSGSGAAQRDHRERFLGGDPDRDVRGGQEMKPRW; encoded by the coding sequence GTGAGCCCGCGCATCCTCATCGTCCTCGCAGTCGCGGGTCTGGTCGCCTTCGGAGCCGGCATGATCGTCTGGGTGGTGGTCCAACCGGATGCTGCGACTGAAACACCGGCCGGGACGTCCGGTTCTGGCGCAGCGCAGCGCGACCACCGGGAGCGCTTCCTCGGCGGCGACCCGGATCGCGACGTGCGCGGCGGGCAGGAAATGAAGCCGCGATGGTAG
- the trbJ gene encoding P-type conjugative transfer protein TrbJ yields the protein MPKHFSRPLEAARAAMITAIIVPVALPFTAYAGGVTGQATEWTQLANNAELISLVGKSAEQVNNQITQISQLAEQIQNQINIYKNLLQNTAQLPAHIWGQVENDLNKLQNIVAQGQGVAFSMGNIDDVVKQRFQSFADMKSNLPGGQSFSTTYQNWSDTNRDTIAGTLKAANLTAEQFSSEESTMSSLRSMSESADGQMKALQVGHQIATQQVAQMQKLRGLVSQQTTMMGTWFQSEQARQDLAQARREKFFNAPTNDIRGGQTMEPRW from the coding sequence ATGCCGAAACACTTTTCCAGGCCGCTTGAAGCGGCGCGCGCCGCCATGATCACGGCCATCATCGTCCCGGTCGCTCTGCCGTTTACCGCATATGCCGGCGGCGTTACCGGACAGGCCACCGAATGGACCCAACTCGCCAACAATGCGGAGCTCATTAGTCTCGTCGGCAAGTCCGCCGAGCAGGTGAACAATCAGATTACCCAGATCAGCCAGCTTGCCGAGCAGATTCAGAACCAGATCAACATCTACAAGAATCTGCTGCAGAACACCGCGCAACTGCCGGCCCATATCTGGGGCCAGGTCGAGAACGACCTCAACAAGCTCCAGAACATCGTCGCGCAGGGGCAGGGCGTCGCCTTTTCGATGGGCAACATCGACGACGTCGTGAAGCAGCGCTTCCAGAGTTTTGCCGACATGAAGAGCAACCTGCCGGGCGGCCAGAGCTTCTCAACGACCTATCAGAACTGGTCCGACACCAATCGCGACACCATCGCGGGCACACTGAAGGCGGCTAACCTCACGGCCGAGCAGTTTTCTAGCGAGGAATCCACCATGTCCTCGCTGCGCTCGATGTCGGAGAGCGCCGACGGCCAGATGAAGGCCCTGCAGGTGGGGCACCAAATCGCCACCCAGCAGGTGGCACAGATGCAGAAGCTGCGTGGGTTGGTGTCGCAGCAGACCACGATGATGGGAACATGGTTTCAGTCGGAACAGGCGAGACAAGACCTCGCCCAGGCCCGACGCGAAAAATTCTTCAACGCGCCGACCAATGACATTCGCGGCGGCCAGACGATGGAGCCGCGCTGGTGA
- a CDS encoding conjugal transfer protein TrbE, whose translation MVALKLFRHSGPSFADLVPYAGLVDNGVILLKDGSLTAGWYFAGPDSESSTDSERNEVSRQINMILSRLGSGWMIQVEALRVPTIDYPAEGACHFPDPVTRAIDKERRSHFERESGHFESRHALILTWRPPEPRRSGLARYVYSDTASRSATYADTALESFRTSIREVEQYLANVVSIRRMVTRETEERGGFRIARYDELFQFIRFCITGENHPVRLPDIPMYLDWLVTAELQHGLTPTVENRFLGVVAIDGLAAESWPGILNSLDLMPLTYRWSSRFVFLDEQEARQKLERTRKKWQQKVRPFFDQLFQTQSRSVDQDAMMMVAETEDAIAEASSQLVAYGYYTPVIVLFDEQQERLQEKCEAIRRLIQAEGFGARIETLNATDAFLGSLPGVSYANIREPLVNTRNLADLIPLNSVWSGSPIAPCPFYPPGSPPLMQVASGSTPFRLNLHVDDVGHALVFGPTGSGKSTLLSLIAAQFRRYADAQIFAFDKGRSMLPLTLAIGGDHYEIGGDASGEGEGASPRLAFCPLAELASDGDRAWAAEWIETLVALQGVTVTPDYRNAISRQLGLMAESRGRSLSDFVSGVQMREIKDALHHYTVDGPMGQLLDAEQDGLALGAFQCFEVEELMNMGERNLVPVLLYMFRRVEKRLTGAPSLIILDEAWLMLGHPTFRDKIREWLKVLRKANCAVVLATQSISDAERSGIIDVLKESCPTKICLPNGAAREPGTREFYERIGFNERQIEIVATALPKREYYVASPEGRRLFDMSLGPVALSFVGASGKEDLKRIRALHFQHGADWPKHWLQQRGIAHAETLFQAA comes from the coding sequence ATGGTGGCACTGAAACTCTTCCGACACTCCGGACCGTCATTCGCCGATCTGGTTCCTTATGCGGGCCTGGTCGACAATGGCGTGATCCTTCTGAAGGACGGCTCACTGACGGCCGGCTGGTATTTTGCCGGCCCGGACAGCGAAAGCTCGACAGACTCAGAGCGCAACGAGGTGTCGCGGCAGATCAATATGATCCTCTCACGTCTGGGCTCGGGCTGGATGATCCAGGTCGAGGCTTTGCGGGTCCCGACGATCGACTATCCGGCAGAGGGCGCCTGCCACTTTCCCGATCCCGTCACCCGCGCCATCGATAAGGAGCGCAGGTCGCATTTCGAGAGGGAGAGCGGGCATTTCGAGAGCCGACACGCGCTGATCCTGACCTGGCGGCCGCCCGAGCCTCGGCGCTCCGGCTTGGCGCGCTACGTCTATTCCGACACTGCCAGCCGTTCGGCCACCTATGCCGACACGGCGCTAGAGTCTTTCCGGACCTCGATCCGCGAGGTTGAGCAGTACCTTGCCAATGTCGTCTCCATCCGCCGCATGGTGACGCGCGAAACCGAAGAGCGCGGGGGTTTCCGGATAGCCCGCTATGACGAGCTGTTCCAGTTCATCCGCTTCTGCATCACCGGTGAGAACCATCCAGTCCGGCTCCCGGATATCCCGATGTATCTTGACTGGCTGGTCACGGCCGAGCTGCAGCACGGTCTGACGCCGACGGTCGAGAACCGCTTCCTCGGCGTCGTCGCCATTGACGGCTTAGCCGCGGAGAGCTGGCCGGGGATCCTCAACAGCCTCGACCTGATGCCGCTCACCTATCGGTGGTCGTCGCGCTTCGTTTTTCTCGACGAGCAGGAGGCACGCCAGAAGCTGGAGCGCACCCGCAAGAAATGGCAGCAGAAGGTGCGGCCGTTCTTCGATCAGCTTTTCCAGACCCAGAGCCGTTCGGTGGATCAGGACGCCATGATGATGGTGGCCGAGACGGAGGACGCAATCGCCGAGGCATCGTCGCAGCTCGTCGCTTATGGATATTACACGCCGGTCATCGTGTTGTTCGATGAACAGCAAGAACGGCTTCAGGAAAAGTGCGAGGCGATCCGTCGATTGATCCAGGCCGAAGGATTCGGCGCCCGGATCGAGACGCTGAACGCGACTGACGCCTTTCTGGGCAGTCTGCCGGGTGTCTCCTATGCCAATATCCGCGAGCCGCTCGTCAATACGCGCAATCTCGCTGACCTCATTCCGCTGAACTCGGTCTGGTCCGGAAGCCCCATCGCACCGTGCCCGTTCTATCCGCCGGGATCGCCGCCGCTCATGCAGGTCGCCAGCGGCTCGACGCCGTTCCGCCTGAACCTGCATGTCGATGATGTCGGGCATGCGCTGGTCTTCGGCCCGACCGGCTCGGGCAAATCGACTTTGCTGTCGCTGATCGCCGCGCAGTTTCGGCGCTATGCGGATGCGCAGATATTCGCTTTCGACAAGGGGCGGTCGATGTTGCCGCTGACACTCGCCATCGGCGGCGATCACTACGAAATCGGCGGGGACGCGTCCGGAGAAGGGGAGGGGGCTTCGCCGCGACTGGCCTTCTGCCCGCTCGCCGAACTCGCGTCGGACGGCGACCGCGCCTGGGCGGCGGAGTGGATCGAGACGCTCGTCGCCCTGCAGGGCGTCACGGTTACGCCTGACTATCGCAACGCCATTTCCAGGCAGTTGGGCCTGATGGCGGAATCGCGCGGCCGCTCGCTCTCGGACTTCGTCTCCGGTGTGCAGATGCGCGAGATCAAGGATGCGCTGCACCACTACACGGTCGATGGACCGATGGGCCAGTTGCTTGATGCCGAACAGGACGGACTGGCGCTCGGCGCTTTCCAGTGCTTCGAGGTCGAGGAGCTGATGAATATGGGTGAGCGCAATCTCGTCCCGGTCCTGCTCTATATGTTCCGGCGGGTCGAGAAGCGGCTGACGGGGGCGCCCAGCCTCATTATTCTCGATGAGGCCTGGCTGATGCTCGGTCATCCGACGTTCCGCGACAAGATACGTGAATGGCTGAAGGTTCTGCGCAAGGCCAACTGCGCAGTCGTGCTCGCCACGCAGTCGATCTCCGACGCCGAGCGCTCCGGTATCATCGACGTGCTGAAGGAATCCTGCCCGACCAAGATATGTCTGCCCAACGGCGCGGCACGCGAGCCAGGGACGCGCGAGTTCTATGAGCGCATCGGTTTCAATGAGCGACAGATCGAGATCGTCGCCACCGCACTGCCGAAACGCGAATATTACGTCGCCTCGCCGGAGGGCCGCCGGCTGTTCGATATGTCGCTCGGTCCCGTAGCGCTTTCCTTCGTCGGTGCGTCCGGCAAGGAGGACCTGAAGCGCATCCGCGCCCTTCACTTCCAACACGGGGCGGATTGGCCCAAGCACTGGCTCCAGCAAAGGGGGATCGCCCATGCCGAAACACTTTTCCAGGCCGCTTGA
- a CDS encoding conjugal transfer protein TrbD yields MAEPGSNLARSRIHRALSRPNLLMGADRELVLLTGLAAVILIFVVLTWYAALFGLAIWLVAVAALRMMAKADPLMRRVYLRHVSYRSIYRTTSTPWRKF; encoded by the coding sequence ATGGCTGAACCCGGCTCCAATCTTGCCCGCTCTCGAATACATCGGGCGCTATCACGCCCGAACCTGCTAATGGGCGCCGACCGCGAGCTGGTTCTGCTCACCGGCCTTGCCGCCGTGATCCTGATCTTCGTGGTGCTGACCTGGTACGCCGCGCTGTTCGGCTTGGCTATCTGGCTGGTTGCGGTTGCTGCTCTCCGCATGATGGCGAAGGCCGATCCGCTGATGCGCCGCGTCTATCTGCGGCACGTGTCCTATCGATCCATCTACAGGACGACCTCGACGCCGTGGCGCAAGTTCTGA
- the trbC gene encoding conjugal transfer pilin TrbC: MSRKTQITLALAALAAFSWISIVNPAFASSGGGGLPWESPLQQIQQSITGPVAGFIALAAVAIAGAMLIFGGELNDFARRLCYVALVGGVLLGATQIVALFGATGASIGEFEGRAGSWNVELSSELRTEGEGAHG, from the coding sequence ATGTCGCGTAAGACCCAAATCACCCTTGCGCTTGCAGCGCTAGCCGCCTTCTCCTGGATCAGCATTGTCAATCCGGCGTTCGCCTCTTCGGGCGGGGGTGGGTTGCCGTGGGAATCTCCGCTGCAACAGATCCAACAGTCGATCACGGGACCGGTGGCTGGATTCATCGCACTCGCAGCGGTGGCGATCGCCGGTGCCATGCTGATCTTCGGGGGAGAACTGAACGACTTCGCCAGGAGGCTTTGTTACGTCGCCCTTGTTGGCGGCGTGTTACTCGGCGCGACCCAGATCGTCGCTCTCTTCGGTGCGACGGGCGCTTCGATCGGCGAGTTTGAGGGGCGAGCCGGATCTTGGAATGTCGAACTGTCTTCGGAGCTTCGAACGGAAGGGGAGGGGGCTCATGGCTGA
- the trbB gene encoding P-type conjugative transfer ATPase TrbB, translated as MTQLRSHSRLVRKLQDALGDQLCVALDDATVVEIMLNPDGKLFIERLGHGVAPAGHLSPAAAEVIIGSVAHALQSEADDEQPIISGELPIGGHRFEGLLPPIVSGPSFTIRRRASRLIPLDDYVKHKIMTEAQASVLRSAIASRMNIVISGGTGSGKTTLANAVIAEIVANAPDDRIVILEDTAEIQCAAENAVALHTSDTIDMARLLKSTMRLRPDRIIVGEVRDGAALTLLKAWNTGHPGGVTTIHSNTAMSALRRLEQLTAEASQQPMQEVIGEAVDLIVSIERTGKGRRVREVIHIEGFANSRYQTEHYAQIDEDSHVA; from the coding sequence GTGACCCAGCTGCGCTCCCATTCGCGTCTGGTACGCAAACTCCAGGACGCCCTCGGCGACCAGCTCTGCGTCGCCCTCGATGATGCGACAGTGGTCGAGATCATGCTGAACCCCGATGGCAAGCTCTTCATCGAGCGCCTGGGTCATGGGGTTGCCCCCGCAGGCCACCTCAGCCCCGCCGCGGCGGAAGTGATCATTGGCAGCGTCGCCCACGCACTGCAATCCGAAGCCGACGACGAGCAGCCGATCATCTCCGGCGAATTGCCAATCGGCGGCCACCGCTTCGAGGGCTTGCTGCCGCCGATCGTTTCCGGACCGAGCTTCACGATCCGGCGTCGCGCGTCGCGCCTGATCCCGCTCGACGATTATGTGAAGCACAAGATCATGACGGAGGCGCAGGCCTCGGTTCTGCGCAGCGCGATTGCGTCTCGCATGAACATCGTGATTTCCGGTGGCACGGGCTCGGGAAAGACGACGCTCGCCAATGCAGTCATTGCCGAAATCGTCGCCAATGCGCCGGACGACAGGATCGTCATTCTGGAGGACACCGCCGAGATCCAGTGCGCGGCTGAGAACGCCGTTGCGCTCCACACAAGCGACACAATCGATATGGCTCGGCTTCTCAAGAGTACGATGCGCTTGCGACCCGATCGCATCATCGTCGGCGAGGTCCGCGACGGCGCGGCGCTTACGCTGCTCAAGGCATGGAACACCGGGCACCCGGGCGGGGTCACCACCATCCATTCGAATACGGCGATGTCGGCTCTTCGCCGGCTCGAGCAACTGACCGCGGAAGCGAGCCAGCAGCCCATGCAGGAGGTGATTGGCGAGGCTGTCGATCTGATCGTCTCGATCGAACGAACGGGGAAGGGGAGGCGGGTCCGCGAAGTCATCCACATCGAGGGTTTCGCAAACTCCCGTTACCAGACCGAACACTACGCCCAAATCGATGAGGATAGCCATGTCGCGTAA
- a CDS encoding acyl-homoserine-lactone synthase: protein MRILTVSPDQYERNRSFLKQMHRLRATVFGGRLEWEVSITEGEERDQYDGYKPTYLLAITDSGLVAGCARLLPAFGPTMLEQTFPQLLETGSLVAHSGMVESSRFCVDTALVSRRDASQLHVATLTLFAGIIEWSMANGYNEIVTATDLRFERILKRAGWPMQRLGQPAAISNTIAIAGSLRADRASFEQVCPPGYYSIPRIDVAAIRSAA, encoded by the coding sequence ATGCGGATACTGACAGTCTCGCCGGACCAATACGAACGTAATCGAAGCTTCCTCAAACAAATGCACCGTCTTCGCGCGACGGTGTTCGGCGGCCGCCTGGAATGGGAAGTCTCCATTACAGAAGGGGAAGAGCGCGACCAGTACGATGGTTACAAGCCAACCTACCTTCTGGCGATTACCGATAGTGGACTTGTCGCAGGCTGCGCCCGTCTTCTTCCGGCTTTCGGCCCTACGATGCTGGAGCAGACTTTCCCCCAGCTCCTCGAAACGGGTTCGCTCGTCGCGCATTCCGGGATGGTCGAGAGCTCGCGCTTCTGTGTCGATACCGCGCTTGTCTCGCGGAGGGATGCAAGCCAGTTGCATGTCGCTACGCTCACCCTGTTCGCCGGCATCATCGAATGGTCTATGGCCAATGGCTACAACGAGATCGTCACGGCGACCGATCTTCGCTTCGAGCGTATCCTGAAGCGGGCGGGCTGGCCTATGCAACGGCTCGGCCAACCGGCCGCAATCAGCAACACCATCGCCATTGCGGGAAGCCTGCGGGCCGATCGTGCCAGCTTCGAGCAGGTTTGCCCTCCAGGCTATTATTCCATCCCCCGGATCGACGTGGCAGCGATCAGGAGTGCCGCGTGA